Genomic segment of Bacteroidota bacterium:
AATCTATTTTCTTTGAATCATATTCCGGAGTAACAACTAATCCATATTTATAAGGCGTTTTTACTTCATCATAAATTTTTTGCATCAAAGACTGAGGAACTTCTTTCTGTGCAGATACAGCTATGTAAATAAAATGGGCTAAAGCCCATGAGAGAAAAAATTTTATTTGCCCCGGCCTTAAGGCCGGGGCAAATAAAAACCAATCTTGTTTTAGGGCTTTAGCCCAATTAAATTTTTTCCTCATTAGTATTTGATCTCTCTAGCCCTTGCCCCCGCTTCTTTTGTTTTTGAATTAAAAGGAACAATATAAAAACTATATTGATAAGGTTTAGCCTTAATTTGATATTGTTCAAGCGGAGCTGCCACATCACTCCAGCTATCATTACCGCCAACACCCATTTGAATTAAGTCAATATTCAAAGTTATATAACCGGCATCTTTTAATTTGTTGGTATGTTTTGCATTCTGAATATTCTCTTCGGTATAAGGCCATGCACTCATACTTAATAAACTGTCTGTAACGATCAGTAATCCATCTTTTGTTTTGGGATCACTTAAATACATCCACCTTACATCGGTTCTATTTCCATTTTCTTGTGGCACTACATAGTTTTCCATAAAATCTTTGATGGGTAAATTATAAATACCTGCATCAGCGCCATAACGTTTGTCAATATAATTTTCAAATGGACCCCGCCCAAACCATTCAATATTATCATACGTTCTTTCAATTCCCATTTGCACACCTACTCTCGGAATATTTGGCAACCCCTGTTTTGTTTCTAAATCATAATTTATTTTAATAGTCCCATTGCCATAAACTTCATAACTGACAGTAACTTTTGCGCTATCATGTATAAGTGAATAAATACTTTGAACAAGAATGCCGCTTCCATGATGTCCATCACATTTTCCTGTACTGATATTTACCAGGTTTGGTTTAGACTCATACCATTGCTTTAATACCCGATGTGTTTTCCAGCCACGTTTATCGTTATCTGTTTGAGGACGGGTAAAATGTGGCAACAGAGGAGTCTTCAACTGTTCTTGACCGTTTTGTATATAAGAAGTCAATGCTCCATTCGTTTTACTAAAATTTATTGTGAAGTTTTTTCCGGTCAATTGAATATTGGAATCATTTTCTTTGAAAGTTGTTGGTGCTGTAAAATTTTGTGACGTTGGTGTGTAATAATTTGCAATTTTCAATTGATTACTGGCAATCTCAAATCCTCTTTCTGCCCAGGGCTCTTTATTCAACAGTACAAAACTCAATTTTGCATGATATTCAGCATCCGGTTTCATTTTTGGCAACCATGATGATATATCAACTATTTTTTCTCCTGCCGGAGCTACATCTATTGCGCCTATAATAGTATTCACGATCTTTTTCCCATCTTCTAATACTTCCAGTATAGCCCAATATTTATTTACATTTCTTATTTCACTGCGATTAATGATCTGCACCAGCCCTTTTCCTGAATCAGCCCATTCACATTGTATCGGTTGAAATACTCTCTTGCATTCATACATCGCTCCTTTGGGTTTTCCATCAGCATTTACAACTCCTTTGATAGTGAAATTGTCAAAATATTTTTCTCCGAAATCACCCCCATATGCATAGTATTCAACACCGGCTGAATCCTTTTTCAATAATCCCTGGTCTTTGAATTCCCAGATACAACCACCGATTATTCTTGGTGTTGTTCTCCATTGATCCCAAAACTCTTTGATATTACCTGCACTGTTCCCCATTGCATGTGCATATTCACAAAAGAAAATAGGTCTTGTGTCTCCATTTTTTTGATTCACTAATAATGGTGCTGTATAATCCGAAGGGTACATACGGCTTATCACATCCACATAATATTGATCAAGCGGATTTTGGATACGGTGTGAATGATCATTTGATTTTAAATAGCGAGGATCGGATGGATCGATATAACCTTCTTCTTTTGGACTTCCCATTGCTGGTTCATAATGCAAAGGTCTTGTCATATCAAAGTCTTTTATCCATCCTGCCATTGCTGCATGATTAGGCCCACTTCCTGCTTCATTGCCCAAACTCCACATGATAATTGATGGATGATTTTTATCCCGCAACGCCATTCGGCTCATTCTTTCAAGATATGCTGCAGTCCAACTTGCATCATGATCGAGTTTGCCACCCAAACCATGTGTTTCCAGGTTAGCTTCATCAATCACCATAATTCCAAACTCATCACATAAATCCAATAAATACGGGTCGCTGGGATAGTGGGAAAGACGGACACAATTAAAATTGAATTGCTTAATTGTTTTTATATCCTGCAAAATATCTTCTCTTGATAATGCTTTTCCTTTTGTTGGATGATGGTCTGGGCGATTGACTCCATATAAATAAGTCAGCTTGCCATTAATTAAAAGCTTGCTATCTGATTTTCTGAATTCAATGGAACGAAAACCTAGCTTACAGGTTTTTACTTCGAGTAAATTACCGACGCTGTCTTCTAAACTTAATACCAGCTTATACAAGTTGGGTTCTTCAGTACTCCATTTCTTTGGATTAGAAATGTTTGTTTCAAGTAAACCAAACTTTACCCTGTCCAGTCTCGGATGAATTTCATTGATGATATCATCCACTTTTTTTTCTAATGATTGATTCAGTACTGGCCTATCTGATTCGTCATATAGCTGCGCTTTCAAAACATAGCCTAGCATTTCATGTCCCGTTAAGTTTTCAATTCGTGGACGAATACTCAGCAATGCATCTTTATAATTTTTATCAAGTTTGGTTTGATAAAAGAAATCTGCAATACGCAGTTTAGGTTCTGCATGCAAATACACTTCACGATGAATACCGCTGAGGCGCCACTGGTCCTGGTCTTCTAAAAAACTCCCATCGCTCCACCTGATCACCCAAACTGATAAAACATTTTCTCCCTCTTGCAAATAAGGTGTGATATTAAATTCGCTTGGCAGAAAACTATCTTCCGCATAGCCAACAAATTTCCCATTGAGCCAGACTTTATAAGCAGAACTTACTCCGCCAAAATGTAAACTGATGTTTTTATCCTTCCAGTCAGCGGGGACACTGAATGTTCTTTGATAACAACCTACTCCATTATAATCTTTCGGGACATAAGGAGGATTCGCGGGGCGGAAAGGATATACTGCACTTTTATAGATCGGCTTATCGTATCCTTGCATTTCCCAGTTAGATGGGACAGGAATTTTCTTCCAGCCACTTACCCTGCTTTTATAAAAATCCTTTGGTTCATCACCGGGTTTAAGTGCAAATGAAAAATCCCAATTCCCATTTAATGATATATATCTTCCGCTTTTTACCCGGTCACCTTTCAATGCATCATTAATAGAAGCAAATGAATATGCTGTTGTTCTTGATGGATCACGGTTGATGCCGCTTATCTGCGGGTCTTCGTATGGCTCACGGTTGTAAATGGATGGAGCAACAGGAACTGCTGCAGGAGTTTTATCTACTAACTGAGCCAGTGAATGGTCAATGGTGAATGGTGAATAGAGAACAATCAGTAATATGTAAAGTCTTGTGATCATTTAATTTTTCTTCGTTATATGTTCAATAGCGAACAGAACCCTGAACGGAGCGTCGCAACAAAAGCTTCATAGTAGTACTTAAGCTTGTAAAATAATTTTATTACTTCTTCTTCAACAACTCCATTTCAATACATGCCTGCATAAAAGGTCCGATCGCTTTTAAATCATCATCCCGTCTGGGTTCATTTACATAATATTCATAAGTGCCATCACGATATGGTATGCCGCCAAGCCCCGCACCAGCTACCGCCTGTATATAATGATACTTGCCGTCGGCATCTTTGGTTACAAATTCTTTTATCATTCCATTATATGCTTTTTGCAAAGCAGAATTAAATGACTGCGGAATATATTTTAACCGCACTGCTTTTGCCAATGCAAATACAAACATGGCAGTACCTGATGACTCGAGATAATTTTTTTCTTTATAAGCTTTATCAGTTACTTGCCACCATACTCCTGATTTTGTATCCTGAAATTTTATCAACGCCGTTGACAAGCGAGTGAGAATATTAATTAACTCATTCCTGCGTGGATGATTGGTTGGAATAAAATCCAGCACATCCACCAACGCCATCATATACCAACCCATACTGCGGCTCCAGAACTCGGGTGATAAACCTGTTTGCGGATTTGCCCATCGTTGCAGTTTACTTTCATCCCAACCATGATAGAGCAAACCTGTTTTTGCATCACGGCTATATTTTTCCATCCAAACAAACTGGTTGATAATATCATTGAAATCTTTTGATTGTTTATTTACAACACCATACTCTGCATAAAATGGCTCTATCATGTATAAACCATCGAGCCACATTTGCGTTGGATATTTTAATTTATGCCAAAAACCGCCAACCTTGTTTCTCGGTTGCCATGAAATTTGATTACGTAGGATCTCAGCAGCCTTTTTATATTTTTCTTCTTTTGTTATTTCATGCAGGTGCAGCAATTGACGACCCGGTGGAATAAAATCACTGTTATACTCATCCATCACATAAGTTCTGATAGATCCGTCAGCATTTATAAAATGGTCAACGATATGTTTGGTGTAATCCATATAGGTTTTGTCACCAGTCATTTTACCAAGACGTTCAAAACCCATCAGTACAACCCCAATTTCATAATTCCAATTTGCAGGTCTGTTGCCTTCCGGCAATTTATCTTGCTCTAAATGACTTGCATATTTTTTAACCACCATTGAATCTTTGTACTGGATCATAATGGTAGCAGCCATTTGTTTTGCGTAATCAATCTGTGCAAAAGAATTATTACAGCAGGTAATTGCAAATGCGAGGAAAATAAAATATTTCATGCTTCGGTAAGTTTTAATGTTGTGTTATCCTTCGCTGGTTTTCGTCTCCAGTAATTCGCCAAAATACTTCCACTGATATTCATCCACGGACTAAAAACCGCGGCCGCCAAACCAACCGTGCCTAGTTTGCCCATACTGCCCGCAATGCCCGACGCCATACCGCCATTCTGCAATCCAACTTCAAAAGCAATTGTACGGCTCGAGTTAATATCCATTCCAAAAAAACGACTGAGCCAGTAACCAAAAAAATATCCTGCTGCATTATGAATAACAGATGCAATAAATAATAATACGCCAACCTTCATCAGGTTTTCACGGCCCGCAGCAGTTGTAACAGTTGTAAAATAAATTATACCAAACATTGAAATGAGCGGCATAATGCTATCCAATTTTGGAAAGCGGCGATGCAAAAAATTATACAACACACCAACAATTACTGCGCCTGCGAAAAAACCAGAGAGAGTTATTGATTGCTGTAATGCTTTGTCAGAAAGGTTTTGTAAAAATAAAATTACGGTGAATAACCAGGCGATTGCTACTGCACATATTATATATACTGTTTTTTTTTGAGTTGATGTTGCTCTTTTCAGGTAATCGTGTAATAAAGCAGCGCCGATTGGCACCAATACAATTTTTACGATCTCAATCATCATATCTACAAACTTTACTTCTATTAAAGTACCTGCTAATGTTTTCATTAATAGCGGTGTTAAAAATGGTGCTACCATTGTTGCCATTGCTGTCACGATAACTGATAACACCAGGTTTGCTTTTGCCAGGTACACCATTACATTACTTGCCAATCCGCTGCTGCAACTGCCAATTAAGATTATACCTGCGGCGATCTCGGGTTCAAATGAAAAAGCTTTCGTGAGTAACAAACCCATCAGCGGCATAATAGAGAAATGACAAAACAATCCTACCATCACACCTTTGCCTGTTGATGCAAGCCCACTGAAATCTTTTAAACTCATATGTGTACCCATACCGAACATAACGAGTTGAATAATGACAAGTATTAATGTTTTGTCACGCAGATTAACACCACCCCAGTTTTTAAATGCCTCGGGAAAGATCATTCCCGCCACCACTGCACTTATTATCCATGCTGTGTATTGATACCCTTTGAATGAAGGAACTGCACCCAATCCGATTGCCAAACTTATCGCAGCTACCAGTGCAAAAGGTTTGTATAAAGAAGATTCGTTTATAAAAATACCAATAAGCATTATCGCTAATGCCAATCCGCATATCCATAAACTTATCTTACTTAAATTTTTCATGCATTATAATATGGTGGCCAAATGTTGTATGGCAATTGCCGGGCTTGCGAGTATCGGGACTTTTTTCTCTGCTTCACTCAATGTGTCGACTACTCTTGCCATGCTCGCCTGCGCCAACACAATCACATCCACTTCGGTTGATAATTGTTTTAATGCATCGCCTACTTTTTTATCGTGTGTCGCTGCATCGCCACTCATCAATGCCTCAAATGCACCTTCGCATAATTTACTTACTAGCACAATTTCTTTTCCTGCTGCTGCGGCTCTGCGTTTCACCAAATCACTTGTTGGCTCCAATGTTGTCGGTAATGTTGCAATCACGCCGATCCGTTTTCCTAATTGTACTGCCTGGTCTGCCATTGGCTGGTCTACCCGCAATACAGGTACTTTGGTCAACATCGCTGCTGCTTCCACTGCCGGTCCGATCGATGAACAGGTGAATAAAATAAAATCTGCGCCTGCATCTTCTGCCGAGCCCGCATAGTTCACCACCCTTCTTGATGTGTCTGGAGTTAACTCACCACATGCAATTGTATTTTTTATCAAGCTATCATCTACGATGTTGAAAGTTTTTACATGCGGCAAATATTTGCTGCACAATTCTGCAAACACCGGAACTAATGTTGCTGATGTATGAACCAACCCTAATGTTTTTTGTGGCATGTCTTTTATTGAATGTTTTAATTTTTATGTTATTAACTGCATTGCTACTATCATCGCCTGTTGTCTAGCTTCTTCCAGTGGAAGAAGGTCTCACTTGTGCGTTCTGTAACTCTATTCATCTTCTTCTCCGGGCTAAAGCCCGGAGCAAGTCACCGGAGTAATTCACCGGAGTAATTCATCATTCATAATTCCTAATTGTCCA
This window contains:
- a CDS encoding DUF4981 domain-containing protein yields the protein MITRLYILLIVLYSPFTIDHSLAQLVDKTPAAVPVAPSIYNREPYEDPQISGINRDPSRTTAYSFASINDALKGDRVKSGRYISLNGNWDFSFALKPGDEPKDFYKSRVSGWKKIPVPSNWEMQGYDKPIYKSAVYPFRPANPPYVPKDYNGVGCYQRTFSVPADWKDKNISLHFGGVSSAYKVWLNGKFVGYAEDSFLPSEFNITPYLQEGENVLSVWVIRWSDGSFLEDQDQWRLSGIHREVYLHAEPKLRIADFFYQTKLDKNYKDALLSIRPRIENLTGHEMLGYVLKAQLYDESDRPVLNQSLEKKVDDIINEIHPRLDRVKFGLLETNISNPKKWSTEEPNLYKLVLSLEDSVGNLLEVKTCKLGFRSIEFRKSDSKLLINGKLTYLYGVNRPDHHPTKGKALSREDILQDIKTIKQFNFNCVRLSHYPSDPYLLDLCDEFGIMVIDEANLETHGLGGKLDHDASWTAAYLERMSRMALRDKNHPSIIMWSLGNEAGSGPNHAAMAGWIKDFDMTRPLHYEPAMGSPKEEGYIDPSDPRYLKSNDHSHRIQNPLDQYYVDVISRMYPSDYTAPLLVNQKNGDTRPIFFCEYAHAMGNSAGNIKEFWDQWRTTPRIIGGCIWEFKDQGLLKKDSAGVEYYAYGGDFGEKYFDNFTIKGVVNADGKPKGAMYECKRVFQPIQCEWADSGKGLVQIINRSEIRNVNKYWAILEVLEDGKKIVNTIIGAIDVAPAGEKIVDISSWLPKMKPDAEYHAKLSFVLLNKEPWAERGFEIASNQLKIANYYTPTSQNFTAPTTFKENDSNIQLTGKNFTINFSKTNGALTSYIQNGQEQLKTPLLPHFTRPQTDNDKRGWKTHRVLKQWYESKPNLVNISTGKCDGHHGSGILVQSIYSLIHDSAKVTVSYEVYGNGTIKINYDLETKQGLPNIPRVGVQMGIERTYDNIEWFGRGPFENYIDKRYGADAGIYNLPIKDFMENYVVPQENGNRTDVRWMYLSDPKTKDGLLIVTDSLLSMSAWPYTEENIQNAKHTNKLKDAGYITLNIDLIQMGVGGNDSWSDVAAPLEQYQIKAKPYQYSFYIVPFNSKTKEAGARAREIKY
- a CDS encoding glycosyl hydrolase family 88 produces the protein MKYFIFLAFAITCCNNSFAQIDYAKQMAATIMIQYKDSMVVKKYASHLEQDKLPEGNRPANWNYEIGVVLMGFERLGKMTGDKTYMDYTKHIVDHFINADGSIRTYVMDEYNSDFIPPGRQLLHLHEITKEEKYKKAAEILRNQISWQPRNKVGGFWHKLKYPTQMWLDGLYMIEPFYAEYGVVNKQSKDFNDIINQFVWMEKYSRDAKTGLLYHGWDESKLQRWANPQTGLSPEFWSRSMGWYMMALVDVLDFIPTNHPRRNELINILTRLSTALIKFQDTKSGVWWQVTDKAYKEKNYLESSGTAMFVFALAKAVRLKYIPQSFNSALQKAYNGMIKEFVTKDADGKYHYIQAVAGAGLGGIPYRDGTYEYYVNEPRRDDDLKAIGPFMQACIEMELLKKK
- a CDS encoding bile acid:sodium symporter family protein; translated protein: MKNLSKISLWICGLALAIMLIGIFINESSLYKPFALVAAISLAIGLGAVPSFKGYQYTAWIISAVVAGMIFPEAFKNWGGVNLRDKTLILVIIQLVMFGMGTHMSLKDFSGLASTGKGVMVGLFCHFSIMPLMGLLLTKAFSFEPEIAAGIILIGSCSSGLASNVMVYLAKANLVLSVIVTAMATMVAPFLTPLLMKTLAGTLIEVKFVDMMIEIVKIVLVPIGAALLHDYLKRATSTQKKTVYIICAVAIAWLFTVILFLQNLSDKALQQSITLSGFFAGAVIVGVLYNFLHRRFPKLDSIMPLISMFGIIYFTTVTTAAGRENLMKVGVLLFIASVIHNAAGYFFGYWLSRFFGMDINSSRTIAFEVGLQNGGMASGIAGSMGKLGTVGLAAAVFSPWMNISGSILANYWRRKPAKDNTTLKLTEA
- a CDS encoding aspartate/glutamate racemase family protein encodes the protein MPQKTLGLVHTSATLVPVFAELCSKYLPHVKTFNIVDDSLIKNTIACGELTPDTSRRVVNYAGSAEDAGADFILFTCSSIGPAVEAAAMLTKVPVLRVDQPMADQAVQLGKRIGVIATLPTTLEPTSDLVKRRAAAAGKEIVLVSKLCEGAFEALMSGDAATHDKKVGDALKQLSTEVDVIVLAQASMARVVDTLSEAEKKVPILASPAIAIQHLATIL